The genomic region CGAGGCCGCCCACACCGCCGAGCGGCTGGGCGGCGCCCTCGGCCAGGCACTGCTGGACACCGCCTCGCACGCCTACACCCTCGCGATCACCCCGGCGTTCCTCATGGCCGGCGGCCTCGCGGTCACCGCCGCGGTGACGACCTGGGCGCTCATCCCGCGGGATCTCCAGCCCACCGAGAACCACTGACCCGGGCATCTCGGAACGCGGGTGCCACGGGCGCCGGGCCCAAGGTGGTCGTGCCCGGCGCCGCCCGGTGGCCCAGGCCCGTGCGGTACGCGTCCAGGGCGGCCTCCGTCCGGCCGGTCCGGCGCAGCAGGTCGCCCAGCATCCGGCACAGATCGGCCAGGTCGCCCGTGGCCCCGCTGCGTTCCAGCAGCGCCAGCGCCTGCACGTAGTGCTCCTCCGCGGATTCGGCCTCGCCCCGCTCCTCGGCCATCAAGCCGAGGAGCCGGTGCGCGCCGCCCGCGTGCACGGCGCCGTGGCTGTCCCCGAGCTCCAGCAGCGCCGACAGCAGCTCCGCGGCTTCCCCGTACCGGCCGAGCCGGCGCAGTACGTCGGCCAGCTCGACCTCCACCTGCGCCGTGTACAGGGCGGCGCGCCGGGCGGACAGCATCTCCCGGGCCGTACGCAACTCCCTCTCGGCCGAATCGAGTTCGCCGTTCTGGGCCTGTACGTAGCCGCGCATCCAGTGGCAGTGCGCCAGGTCGGTCCGCAGCCGCAGCTGCCCGTAGATCGCCTGGGCCTTGGCCAGTGAGGCGTCGGCGTCGGCCACCCGCCCCTCGGCGAGGAAGGTCCGCGCCACCTGCCGGTGCATCCCCGCCACCAGCGCCGGATCGCTGACCTGCGGGGCCAGGGCGAGGGCGAGCTCGGCCGCGTGGGCGGCGCGGGCGTGGGCGCCCATGTCCATGTACGGCCCGATCACCGCCGCGTAGAGCAGGACCAGCGCCTCGGGGTCGGCCAGTCCGCTCGTGCTCAGCTCGTCGATCGTGGACTCCAGCAGGTAGCAGGCGTAGCGCAGCTCTCCGGCGAGCAGGTGTGCGACGGCGCGGCCGCGGATGGGGCGGGCGCGGCGGGGCAGCGGCTCATCGGCCAGCAGCCGCTCGGCCGCCTCGAAGTGGCGGATCGCGCCCTGGAGTTCGCCGGATTCCAGGGCGCAGTCGCCCAGTCCGAGCAGCGCCTCCGCCTGCTCGGGGGCCAGCGCGAGTTCCTCCGCTTCGTCGAGCAGCTGCCGGTAGCGGACGGCGGCCTCGTCGGCGGCGCCGGTCGTGAGCGTCTGCTGGGCCTCGGCGAGGGCGAGCCGCACCTCGGTGGCCAGGTGCGGGGGGCGGCCGGTGGTCAGCTCCTCGTACGTGGTGCCCAGGCGTCCGGCGAGGAAGCGCAGCGCGGTCTCCGAGGGGCGGACCCTGCCCGACTCCAGCGTGGAGATGTAGGCAGGGGTGTAGTTGGGCTCTGCCAACTGTCTTTGGGTCAAGCCGAGTTCGCCGCGCATGCGCTGAACTCTGAGGCCGATACGGGCTGGTTCGTCCATGGATTCCCCCTGGTTGCTCGAACTCCCAAGTATTCAGCGGGAACAGGCCATTGCGCACGCCCCGCGCGCGACCTAATTTAAGCAACCAGTTCAACAGGCTTATTCCGATGCTTAACTTCCTTTCCAGGGGGATGACTTCATGCTTCGAGCCAGACATCCGGCCGCCCGTCCGGCCGTCCGCACCGCTCTGCGCGGAGCCGTCGCGGCGGCCTGCGCCACCGCCGTACTGGTGGCCGCCGGGCCCGCGCGCGGGGCCGACGCGCCAGCGAAGGCCGCGGTGGGGACGGGGGTGGAGGTCGAGATACCGGGGCCGGAGCACGGCGGCGACGCCGGATCCGGCCACACCCGTGTCCCGGCCGCCGGTGCCCCGGCGAAGAGCGCGGGAGGGCTCTCGGCCGCCGAGCGGGAGGCCGACGGCGAGGTCACCAAGATGATCGACAACGGCTCCACCGCCGACCGCCTCGACGTCGTCGTCATCGGCGACGGCTACACCGCTGCCGAACTGGAGCGCTTCCACGCCGACGCGCGGCAGAAATGGGACGAGGTGACGGCCGTCGAGCCGTACACCACCTACCGGAACCTCTTCAACGTGTGGACCGTCGACGCCGTCTCCCGCGAATCCGGCGTCTCAGGCGACCCGGACGCGGCCACCGTCCGCGACACCGCCCTCGGCTCGTACTTCTGGTGCGAGGAGATCGAGCGGCTGCTCTGCATCGACCAGCCCAAGGTCGACGCGTACGTGGCCAAGGCGCCGGCCGCCGACCTGGTCATCGTGCTGGCCAACAGCGCCAAGTACGGCGGAGCGGGCTACAACGAGCGCAGCGCCACCCTCGGCTACGAGGGCATCTCGACCGCTTCGGCCGGCCACGCCAAGTCCGGCCAGGTCGCCATCCACGAGACCGGCCACTCGCTCGGCAAGCTCGCAGACGAGTACTTCTACGTGGGCGTCCCGGGCTACGAGAAGTACACCGGCCCCGAGCCCGGCGAGTCCAACAGCTCCACGCTGGCCGCCGACCCGATGGCCGGACAGCGGGCCAAGTGGTACCGCTGGCTCGGCGAGCCGTCCCCGGACGGCGGCACGGTCGGCGCGTACGAGGGCGGCGGCTACTACGTCTCCGGCCTGTACCGGCCCACGGACAACTCGATCATGCGGGTCCTCGGCAAGCCCTTCAACCTCCCCGGTGTCGAGGCGATGATCGGCGGCTTCTACCAGCACGCCAGGACCGTCGCGCCGATCACCCCGACCGACCGCACCCTGCGGGCGCGCCACACCGCGAGGGCGGCCGTGCCGAAGCTGGCCGGCGCGGACGGCCGCCAGCTCGTGGTCAAGTGGTACCTGGACGGCCGGGAGCTGAAGCGGTTCGAGGGCCGGACCGAGGTGGCGGTGGCCGAACTGTGGCTGTTCGATTTCCGCACGCACCGGCTGTCGGTGACCGCGGAGGACCGCACGCCCTCGGTGCGCGACCCCAGGATCGCCCGCACCCTGAGCTCCACCGCGCAGTGGACGGTCCGGCTCTAAAGGGTGTTGCAGAAGGCTTAGTTCTGGGCATTTTGCCTGCATGGGTGGGGTGTTGCGTGCTGAGCCGGTGTGAGTGGAGACGTTCACGGGCTTGCGGATGGAGCGGTTCGCGAAGCTGGTGAAGGTGGTGCGGGAGCGGGGCGGGACGGTCCGGGTGGCGGCCCGCCGTGGTGTCTGCCGCTGGCGGACCGGGTCTTCGCCCGCATGAAGAACTGGAAGATCCTCCGCGACTGCCGCCAGAGGGGCGACGGCCCCCACCACGCCGTCCAGGCCGTCGCCACCATGCACAACCTCACCCTGGCACGGTGAAACAGCAGGCCAGACACCACCCTGGCCTGCCCGAGACAGACCTTCTGCAACGCCCTTTAGGTGTATTGACCTGAATCGTCGGTCAGAGCAGCCGCGGTCAAGGTGAGGTGCTGGACCAAGAGTGCGGCTGCGGTGTCGGCGTGGCGGGCCAGCGCCGCCTCCTCCAGCCTGCGGTGTTCCTTGGCGCCGTCCCGGCCGGGGTTGCGGTGCGCCGACGGGGTGGGCGTGCGGAAATGGCGTCCGGGCGGTCGGCGCGCGGACGAACGGGGCCGTGGTGTGGCTCCGCTGGCTCATGCGTGCTGTTTCGGGCCGTCGGCCGGACGGACCCACCCGGGCCTCGCCGTCGGGCCTGGAGCTGTCTGGCCCCGGGACCGGCCTGGCTCCGGGCGGGTCGAGGGTGTTCGATCAGGCCGTGCCGGACGCCAGTCCGGCGCGGTGGGCGAGGACGACTACTTGGACCCGGTCGCGCAGGCCGAGTTTGGCCAGGATGCGCGAGACGTAGGTTTTGATTGTTTCCGGGGCGATGAAGAGGGCTTCGGCGATCTCCGCGTTCGAAAGGCCCTCGGCCACCTGTTGGAACACGTCCAGCTCGCGCGGGGTCAGTGCCTTGACGACCGTTTCGCGTTCGGGGTTGGTGGGGCGGATGTGCTCGGCGAAGTGGCCGATGAGGTGGCGGGTGACGGCGGGAGCGAGCAGGGCCTCGCCCCGGGCCACCGTCCGGATCCCGTTGACCAGCTGGGCCGGTGGTGCGTCCTTGAGGAGGAAGCCGCTGGCTCCGGCCTTCAGGGCGTCGTACACGTACGCGTCGACGTTGAAGGTGGTGACGACCAGCACCTTCGGCGGATTCTCGGCATCGGGGCCAGCCAGTTGGCGGGTGGCCTGGATGCCGTCGAGCAGGGGCATGCGGATGTCCATCACGACCACGTCGGGGCGCAGTCGGCGTGTGGCCTGGACCGCCTCGTGCCCGTTCTCGGCCTCGCCGACGACCTCCATGTCGGGCTGCGCGGAGAAGATGGTGACGTAGCCGGTGCGCACCAGTGCCTGGTCGTCACAGACGAGTACACGGATCGGCGGCGTCGCGTCGCTCTCGCTCACGGGGCTACTCCTGGACGGGCTTGGTGGGAATCGTGGCGCGGACCTCGAACCCGCCCTCGGGCCGGGGACCGGCCTCAAGTTCACCATCGAGCATCCGCACCCGTGCACGCAGCCCGGCAAGACCCCGCCCGCCCCGCGAACCCGGCACCTGCATGACCGGTGGGTCGGCCGGGGGGCTGTCGGATCCGCCGGTGACCACCGTGATCTCGAGGTGCTCCCCGCCGTGGCGGGCCGAGACCCGGGTCGGCTGCCCGGCCGCGTACTTCATAGCGTTGGTGAGTGCCTCCTGCACCACCCGGTAGGCGGCCAGCTCCACGTCCACCGGCTGCGGCTGCCGCTCGCCCTGCTCGCTGAACTCGACCGGCTGGCCGGACCTGCGGGCCTGCTCGATGAGGTCCGCCACCCGTCCCAGGGCCGGGGCCCGGTCCGCACGCGCCGGATCGGCGCTTTCGCCGGTCGCCTCCAGCACGCCGAGGAGGTAGCGCAGCTCCGTCAGTGCCCGCCGTCCGGTGTCGCTGACGGCCACAAGTCCTTCACCGGCCTGCTCCGGCGCGGAGGTGATCAGGAACTGTGCCGCATCGGCCTGGACCACCATGGCCGTCACGTGGTGGGTGACCACGTCGTGCAGCTCGCGGGCGATCCGCGCCCGCTCGGTCGCCGTGGCCACCTCGGCGGCCAGCCGCCGCTGCTCCGCTTCTTGTGCCCTGCGCATCCGCACGCTGCTCCCTACCAGCCAGATCGCGGCCAGAGTCAGATAGAAGGCGGCATAGTCCGCAATGCCCTGCGGTGAGCCCAGACGGTGCAGCACCAGGGCCAGGGCGAAGTAGCCCGCACTCGCCGCGGCCGCCAGGCGCCGGCGGAAGCGGACCGGGTAGGCCCCGGCCGAGTACAGCGCGCCGTACAGGCCCAGGCTGCCGAACGTCGTCGCGAAACCCAGCGCCTGATGCGCGGCGAACGCGCCCGCGACCACGGCCAGAGTGGCGGCGGGCCACCGACGGCGGGCTGCCAGCGGCAGCGTCTGAGCCAGGGTCAGCCCGATACCCAGCGCGTCCACCGGCCGCTGGGGCAGATCACCGATCTGCGCGCCGATGTTCGACAGAGTCGGCGTGAAGGCGAGCAGCGCGAGCACCACGGCCACAAGGCCGTCCTGGAAGGCGGCGCCCCGCTCCCTCCACCGGTCGAGCGGCGCCTGGAGCCGCAGGGAGCTCCAGGGCGCCTGACGGGACATCACTTCCGTATCCTCCGGTCGACCGGTCTCAATGCCGGGCCCGCCGCCGGGGCAGCAGGCCGCCGCCTCGACGGGCCAGGACAAGCATCGGAACGGTGATCAGCACACTGAGGAGCACGGGCACGACCGACGCCTCCAGACCGAAGACACCCCCGGTCAGCGCCGCCGAGCCATGGGCATCGACGGTGAACAGCCCCTCCGGGGCATGCCCGGATACCGGAACACCGGCCAGCTGCTGAACGGTGTTCCACGCGAAGTGCAGACCCGCGACGAACCAGATGCTGCGCCTCCACATGTACGCGGCACCCAGCATCACACCAGCCTGCAAAGCGATCGCCAGCGCACTCCACAGGTTCGCCCCCGCCCCGCCCAGGTGGGCGGCTCCGAAGAACACCGCGGTGACCGCGATCGCGATACCGCGCCCCCACCGCTGCTCCAGGGCCTGCAAGAACAGACCCCGGAACATCAGCTCCTCAGTGACCGCGGTACCGATCTGCACCATCACCGCGGACCACACCACCGACATGAAGCCGCTGCCCGCCCAGGAGAACGAATACCCCCCGAACAACGTGATCAACAAAAGCGCCGCCAGGATGAACCCCAGACCGATCACCCCGCCGAGCAGCGCCTCACTCGCCGCCCCGGACCGGGCTATCTCCGGCGTGGCACGTCCCGCGATCCGGCGCATCACCAGTGCGTACACGGCCACCGCGGCGGCCGCGCCCAGCACCGGCACCGGACCCGGCCCCGTGGCCGTCAGACTCGCGACCAGAGCGACTGCGACCAGCCCGGTCACCGACCAGCCGAGCGGCGAGCGCAGGATCCGGCCGAAACGGCCGCCCCAGCCGGCCGGCCCCGTGTCCGGACCGGCGTCCGCTTCGTGCCCGTACTTGGCAGTCGATGTCGTGCTCATGATGGCCTCCCCTGTGGCGGTGGTCGCACCAGCGGCGACCTGGCAACCACGCTAGAAACCAACCGGCATCCGCGAATCACCCCCGGAGGGACAGCCCGCGTAGCTCTCACGGGGGATGCGCCACTCCCGCCCGACCACTCCCAGCCCCCACCGCCACGCAACGCAGCCGCGACACGAACAGCAGCGGGCACCCTACGAGGCTCTCTTACAGCCGGACGGCGGTACCGGGCTTGAGGCGGTCGATCGGGGTGCCGGTCAGGCCCTTCTCGCCGAGGAGATTGGCGGTGGAGTGCTGGCCGAGGTCGCTGAGCATGAGTTCGTGGATCTGGATGATGCGCTCGGGCTTGACGGTTCGGACGTAGTCGGCGGCTTCGCTGAGCTTTGTCCATGGGCCGCTGGTCGGTAGCAGGAGGGTGTGTATGGGAGCGTCGGGCGCGAAGTAGGCGTCGCCGGGGTGGTAGACGGCTCCGTTGTCGAGGAGGTAGCCGACGTTGTCGGGGCACGGGATGTCGGCGTGGATCAGCGCGTGGCGGTGGCCGTGGACGGTGGCGGTGATGGAACCGACGCTGAAGGTGTCGCCCGCGGCGACGGCGTGAACGCGGCCATCGTGGCTGCCGAGGGTGGCTGCGACCGTGGTTGTGCCGTAGACCTGCAGCCCGGGCTGGGCTTCGAGAGCGGCGGCGACGAGCTTTTCGTCGAAGTGGTCGAAGTGTTCGTGGGTGATCAGGACGGCGTGAGCCTGGGTGACGGCTTCTGCCGCGTCCGGGGTGAGGGTGCCGGGGTCGATGACCAGGCGGGTGCCGTCCTTCTCGAGT from Streptomyces sp. NBC_00190 harbors:
- a CDS encoding M64 family metallopeptidase, producing the protein MLRARHPAARPAVRTALRGAVAAACATAVLVAAGPARGADAPAKAAVGTGVEVEIPGPEHGGDAGSGHTRVPAAGAPAKSAGGLSAAEREADGEVTKMIDNGSTADRLDVVVIGDGYTAAELERFHADARQKWDEVTAVEPYTTYRNLFNVWTVDAVSRESGVSGDPDAATVRDTALGSYFWCEEIERLLCIDQPKVDAYVAKAPAADLVIVLANSAKYGGAGYNERSATLGYEGISTASAGHAKSGQVAIHETGHSLGKLADEYFYVGVPGYEKYTGPEPGESNSSTLAADPMAGQRAKWYRWLGEPSPDGGTVGAYEGGGYYVSGLYRPTDNSIMRVLGKPFNLPGVEAMIGGFYQHARTVAPITPTDRTLRARHTARAAVPKLAGADGRQLVVKWYLDGRELKRFEGRTEVAVAELWLFDFRTHRLSVTAEDRTPSVRDPRIARTLSSTAQWTVRL
- a CDS encoding sensor histidine kinase, yielding MSRQAPWSSLRLQAPLDRWRERGAAFQDGLVAVVLALLAFTPTLSNIGAQIGDLPQRPVDALGIGLTLAQTLPLAARRRWPAATLAVVAGAFAAHQALGFATTFGSLGLYGALYSAGAYPVRFRRRLAAAASAGYFALALVLHRLGSPQGIADYAAFYLTLAAIWLVGSSVRMRRAQEAEQRRLAAEVATATERARIARELHDVVTHHVTAMVVQADAAQFLITSAPEQAGEGLVAVSDTGRRALTELRYLLGVLEATGESADPARADRAPALGRVADLIEQARRSGQPVEFSEQGERQPQPVDVELAAYRVVQEALTNAMKYAAGQPTRVSARHGGEHLEITVVTGGSDSPPADPPVMQVPGSRGGRGLAGLRARVRMLDGELEAGPRPEGGFEVRATIPTKPVQE
- a CDS encoding response regulator transcription factor, yielding MSESDATPPIRVLVCDDQALVRTGYVTIFSAQPDMEVVGEAENGHEAVQATRRLRPDVVVMDIRMPLLDGIQATRQLAGPDAENPPKVLVVTTFNVDAYVYDALKAGASGFLLKDAPPAQLVNGIRTVARGEALLAPAVTRHLIGHFAEHIRPTNPERETVVKALTPRELDVFQQVAEGLSNAEIAEALFIAPETIKTYVSRILAKLGLRDRVQVVVLAHRAGLASGTA
- a CDS encoding helix-turn-helix domain-containing protein, whose product is MDEPARIGLRVQRMRGELGLTQRQLAEPNYTPAYISTLESGRVRPSETALRFLAGRLGTTYEELTTGRPPHLATEVRLALAEAQQTLTTGAADEAAVRYRQLLDEAEELALAPEQAEALLGLGDCALESGELQGAIRHFEAAERLLADEPLPRRARPIRGRAVAHLLAGELRYACYLLESTIDELSTSGLADPEALVLLYAAVIGPYMDMGAHARAAHAAELALALAPQVSDPALVAGMHRQVARTFLAEGRVADADASLAKAQAIYGQLRLRTDLAHCHWMRGYVQAQNGELDSAERELRTAREMLSARRAALYTAQVEVELADVLRRLGRYGEAAELLSALLELGDSHGAVHAGGAHRLLGLMAEERGEAESAEEHYVQALALLERSGATGDLADLCRMLGDLLRRTGRTEAALDAYRTGLGHRAAPGTTTLGPAPVAPAFRDARVSGSRWAGDPAG
- a CDS encoding CPBP family intramembrane glutamic endopeptidase; translated protein: MSTTSTAKYGHEADAGPDTGPAGWGGRFGRILRSPLGWSVTGLVAVALVASLTATGPGPVPVLGAAAAVAVYALVMRRIAGRATPEIARSGAASEALLGGVIGLGFILAALLLITLFGGYSFSWAGSGFMSVVWSAVMVQIGTAVTEELMFRGLFLQALEQRWGRGIAIAVTAVFFGAAHLGGAGANLWSALAIALQAGVMLGAAYMWRRSIWFVAGLHFAWNTVQQLAGVPVSGHAPEGLFTVDAHGSAALTGGVFGLEASVVPVLLSVLITVPMLVLARRGGGLLPRRRARH
- a CDS encoding MBL fold metallo-hydrolase, translated to MKLTKHAHACVTLEKDGTRLVIDPGTLTPDAAEAVTQAHAVLITHEHFDHFDEKLVAAALEAQPGLQVYGTTTVAATLGSHDGRVHAVAAGDTFSVGSITATVHGHRHALIHADIPCPDNVGYLLDNGAVYHPGDAYFAPDAPIHTLLLPTSGPWTKLSEAADYVRTVKPERIIQIHELMLSDLGQHSTANLLGEKGLTGTPIDRLKPGTAVRL